A single window of Colletotrichum destructivum chromosome 9, complete sequence DNA harbors:
- a CDS encoding Putative Translin family — protein MLRGCDCKFHCHQKHVVRKSSPIHRPVASSPAMDNDTNMGEVPASRLLDPQIFEHLKDKIDEDQQVRDHMSQTVQKLDRAISYVQGLLSRIHATPREQYPSLLSDVQAGIQKEIEVIGELEEIASKHPYYKYNQKWNRQVQNAIFTVLLCGWLGGLTSDGKPGPIARLLTLEEVGSIFKVPVNLKDRDAFHLTIEEYLLALTDLTQELSRLATNAVTLSDFAMPVEISSFVKDLFAGFQLLNLKNDILRKRVDAVKYDVKRVEDVVYDLTLRNLIPQKKKEVAVAESSSAQKA, from the exons ATGCTGCGTGGTTGTGACTGTAAATTTCATTGCCATCAAAAGCACGTCGTTCGAA AGTCTTCTCCCATCCACCGCCCGGTCGCATCATCACCAGCCATGGATAACGACACCAACATGGGCGAGGTTCCCGCCTCCCGCCTCCTGGACCCCCAGATCTTTGAGCACCTCAAGGATAAGATCGACGAGGATCAACAGGTTCGCGACCATATGAGCCAGACGGTCCAGAAGCTCGACAGGGCCATCTCCTATGTCCAGGGCCTGCTGTCCCGCATCCACGCCACCCCGCGTGAGCAAT ATCCCTCCCTGCTTTCAGACGTGCAGGCGGGCATCCAGAAGGAGATCGAAGTCATTGGGGAGCTCGAGGAAATCGCATCCAAGCACCCCTACTACAA GTACAACCAGAAATGGAACCGCCAGGTCCAGAACGCCATCTTCACCGTCCTTCTCTGCGGCTGGTTGGGCGGCCTCACTTCCGACGGCAAGCCCGGTCCCATCGCCCGTCTTCTGAccctcgaggaggtcggcaGCATCTTCAAGG TTCCTGTTAACCTCAAAGACCGCGACGCCTTCCACCTCACCATTGAGGAGTACCTTCTTGCCCTGACGGACCTGACGCAGGAGCTCTCCCGCCTAGCCACCAACGCCGTGACCCTCAGCGACTTTGCCATGCCCGTCGAGATCAGCAGCTTCGTCAAGGACCTGTTCGCCGGCTTTCAGCTGCTCAACCTCAAGAACGACATCCTCCGGAAGCGCGTCGACGCGGTCAAGTACGATGTCAAGCGCGTGGAGGACGTCGTCTACGACCTGACCCTCCGCAACCTGATCccgcagaagaagaaggaggtcGCTGTCGCCGAGTCGTCTTCGGCCCAGAAGGCGTAG